A stretch of the Archangium violaceum genome encodes the following:
- a CDS encoding non-ribosomal peptide synthetase — MDVLRERVLRQPEARVFTFLDEDGESSLTYQELDESARAVAATLRRHLAPGERVLLLYPPGREYVLGFLGCLYAGVVAVPAYPPDPMRLGRTLPRLQALVADCRATAALTTSALLDMVGFLTEDAPDLRALRWLATDSLEPGAAGQWSAPHVSVEDLAFLQYTSGSTGTPKGVMLSHGNLLHNSGLISLGFDASPRPVGVIWLPPYHDMGLIGGILQPLYRDIPTVLMSPLFFLQQPLRWLEAISRHGGTVSGGPNFAYELCVRKTTPEQRAALDLRSWEVAFCGAEPIRQETLDRFAEAFAPAGFRREAFYPCYGLAEGTLIVSGGRRAEPPVVRRFAREGLPRGEARAPDGEQEGVPMIGCGQSLGDQEVRIVDPETLEPSPPGRIGEIWVRGPSVARGYWERPEETERIFHARLASSGEGPFLRTGDLGVLDGGELFVMGRRKDLLIIRGRNHYPQDIELSVERCDPGMRPGCGAAFSVDVEGEERLVVVQEFADRSGGEPGERAREAIARIRQAVAEQHELGVHAVMLLAPGSIPKTSSGKIQRHACRAAFLEGSLEGVLAETSNPVVAEETAPPAAGAGPEALLPWLSVRLSRALGIPSGELDPEAPLTRYGLDSLRSMEVQSGLETALGVRLPITCLLQGPSLRELAALLVERPTREVVTPPAPVVPAGPQPLSDGQRALWFLQRMAPESTAYHVVRAVRIHSRLDVAALERAFHALVVRHPSLRAVFPEEQGAPVQRFVEPSGPVLRVEDASGWSEAELGARLDAEAHQPFELARGPLMRVLLLSRGPEAHVLLLALHHLVTDFWSLAVMVEELGSLYTAETGGAPAVLPALALSPTEADRALAARLSGPSGEALWNFWRTQLAGELPALALPTDHPRPRLQSFRGSSLAFQVGPETTARVKALAREHGATPYMVLLAAFFAFLRRYTGQEELVVGSPTAGRARPELARLVGYFVNPVALRASLSSGLTFQELISQVRGTVLKALEHQELPFARLVEQLQPSREPGRSPIFQAMFVLQRGHLPGVGEALAAFALGESGARMRLGGLELESLPLAQRGSAFDLTLMVAESGEGLSASLEYCTDLFEASTAARMARHFGSLLEGLVAAPERRLEEVELLGGEERTTVLGSWSEGPREAEEEGNLARLLARQVEVRPEAEAVVCGAERLSYRQLEARARGLAHRLRREGVGPEVRVGVLLERGVDAVVAFWGVQLAGGVYVPLEAVQPRERLEWMVEDSRPRAVVTRAGLGERCRVPESVRVIRLEEVGEDASPLEGGVQADNISYVIYTSGSTGRPKGVEVTHRGARNLAVAQQRGFGVAQGDRVLQFAPLGFDASVSEYLMTVSGGGTLVVPPAGEVLVGEALKRTLEEGRVAVATLPPSVLALLPEGALAGLRVVISAGEACSPELVARWAPGRRFFNAYGPTEVTVCATWAECVAGEGVPPIGRPMRNAQVYVLDGALRPVPPGVAGELFVGGIGLARGYLGRPELTAERFVPHPFSREPGARLYRTGDLVRWRTDGALEFLGRADAQVKLRGMRVEPGEVEASLHEVLGARQALVRPWKGPGGETRLVAYLVPGESTPREARDARSLLRQRLPEHMVPAAFVLLESLPLTPNGKVDLRALPPPRPPERDASFVPPRTPLEVSIARVWAQALGHEAVGLHEHFFDDLGGSSLTVVRACALLREELKQDVPITHFFEHPTVHALAKRLDPTPAPQAGNTPHQDRAEARRQALQRRNPRGTRGHG, encoded by the coding sequence GTGGACGTGCTCCGCGAGAGGGTCCTTCGTCAGCCCGAGGCGCGCGTCTTTACCTTCCTCGACGAAGATGGCGAGTCTTCTCTCACATACCAAGAATTGGATGAGAGTGCGCGCGCCGTCGCGGCCACCCTGCGACGGCACCTCGCTCCGGGCGAGCGGGTGCTCCTGCTCTATCCGCCAGGTCGTGAGTACGTGCTGGGATTCCTCGGGTGTCTCTACGCGGGGGTCGTCGCCGTTCCCGCGTATCCGCCTGATCCGATGCGTCTGGGTCGCACCCTGCCCAGGCTCCAGGCCCTGGTGGCGGACTGCCGCGCCACCGCCGCGCTCACCACCTCCGCGTTGCTGGACATGGTCGGGTTCCTCACCGAGGACGCTCCGGATCTCCGCGCGCTGCGCTGGCTGGCCACGGACTCGCTCGAGCCCGGTGCCGCCGGGCAATGGTCCGCCCCTCACGTCTCCGTAGAGGACCTGGCCTTCCTTCAATACACCTCGGGCTCCACTGGCACGCCCAAGGGCGTGATGCTCAGTCACGGCAACCTGCTGCACAACTCGGGGCTCATCTCGCTCGGGTTCGATGCGTCGCCCCGGCCGGTGGGCGTCATCTGGCTGCCGCCGTACCACGACATGGGGCTCATCGGCGGCATCCTCCAGCCCCTCTACCGCGACATCCCCACCGTCCTGATGTCGCCGCTCTTCTTCCTCCAGCAGCCCCTGCGCTGGTTGGAGGCGATCTCCCGGCATGGCGGCACCGTCAGCGGGGGCCCCAACTTCGCCTATGAGCTGTGCGTCCGGAAGACGACCCCCGAGCAGCGGGCCGCGTTGGACCTGCGCAGCTGGGAGGTCGCCTTCTGCGGCGCCGAGCCCATCCGGCAGGAGACGCTGGACCGGTTCGCCGAGGCGTTCGCTCCCGCCGGCTTCCGGCGCGAGGCCTTCTATCCCTGCTACGGGCTCGCCGAGGGCACGCTGATCGTCAGCGGTGGACGCCGGGCCGAGCCACCCGTGGTGCGCCGCTTCGCTCGGGAGGGGCTGCCGCGAGGCGAGGCGCGGGCTCCCGATGGGGAGCAGGAGGGCGTGCCGATGATCGGCTGCGGCCAATCCCTGGGTGACCAGGAGGTGCGCATCGTCGATCCCGAGACGCTCGAGCCGAGCCCTCCCGGCCGCATCGGGGAGATCTGGGTCCGCGGCCCCAGCGTGGCTCGGGGTTACTGGGAGCGGCCCGAGGAGACCGAGCGCATCTTCCACGCCCGCCTGGCCAGCTCCGGGGAAGGGCCCTTCCTGCGCACCGGAGATCTCGGCGTGCTCGACGGGGGCGAGCTGTTCGTCATGGGCCGCCGGAAGGATCTCCTCATCATCCGGGGGCGCAATCACTACCCGCAGGACATCGAGCTCTCGGTGGAGCGGTGTGATCCGGGGATGCGGCCCGGTTGCGGCGCGGCGTTCTCCGTGGACGTGGAGGGCGAGGAGCGTCTGGTCGTGGTCCAGGAGTTCGCCGACCGCTCCGGCGGGGAGCCCGGAGAGCGCGCTCGCGAGGCCATCGCTCGCATCCGCCAGGCGGTGGCCGAGCAGCACGAGCTCGGCGTGCATGCCGTGATGCTGCTCGCTCCCGGGAGCATCCCGAAGACCTCGAGCGGGAAGATCCAGCGCCATGCCTGCCGCGCCGCGTTCCTCGAGGGCTCCTTGGAAGGGGTGCTGGCGGAGACCTCCAACCCGGTCGTGGCCGAGGAGACCGCTCCTCCCGCCGCTGGGGCCGGTCCGGAGGCGCTGCTTCCATGGCTCTCCGTGCGGCTGTCTCGGGCGCTCGGGATTCCGTCCGGCGAGCTGGATCCGGAGGCGCCCCTTACCCGGTACGGGCTCGATTCGCTACGCTCGATGGAAGTGCAGAGCGGGCTCGAGACGGCGTTGGGCGTGAGGCTGCCGATCACCTGTCTGCTGCAAGGTCCTTCCCTTCGCGAGCTGGCCGCGCTCCTCGTGGAGCGTCCCACGCGCGAAGTCGTGACGCCTCCCGCCCCCGTGGTGCCAGCGGGCCCACAGCCGCTCTCGGATGGTCAGCGGGCGTTGTGGTTCCTGCAGCGCATGGCTCCGGAGAGCACCGCGTACCACGTGGTGCGCGCGGTGCGGATCCACTCGCGCCTCGATGTCGCCGCGCTCGAGCGGGCCTTCCATGCGCTCGTGGTGCGGCATCCGTCGCTGCGCGCGGTGTTCCCCGAGGAGCAGGGCGCTCCCGTCCAGCGGTTCGTGGAGCCCTCGGGTCCCGTGCTCCGGGTGGAGGACGCCTCCGGCTGGAGCGAGGCCGAGCTGGGTGCGCGGCTCGACGCCGAGGCCCACCAGCCCTTCGAGCTGGCCCGGGGTCCGCTGATGCGTGTCCTGCTCCTCTCCCGGGGGCCTGAGGCGCACGTGTTGCTGCTCGCGCTGCACCACCTTGTCACCGACTTCTGGTCCCTGGCGGTAATGGTGGAGGAGCTGGGTTCGCTCTACACCGCGGAGACGGGAGGTGCCCCCGCGGTCCTGCCGGCTCTTGCCCTGAGCCCCACCGAGGCCGATCGGGCCCTCGCGGCCCGGCTCTCCGGCCCCAGCGGAGAGGCGCTGTGGAACTTCTGGCGGACCCAGCTCGCCGGTGAGCTGCCCGCGTTGGCGCTTCCCACGGATCACCCCCGGCCCCGGCTCCAGTCCTTCCGGGGTTCCTCGCTCGCGTTCCAGGTGGGGCCGGAGACCACCGCGCGGGTGAAGGCGCTCGCGCGCGAGCATGGCGCCACGCCCTACATGGTGCTGCTGGCGGCCTTCTTCGCCTTCCTGCGCCGCTACACCGGCCAGGAAGAGCTCGTCGTGGGCTCGCCCACCGCGGGACGCGCCCGGCCCGAGCTGGCCCGGCTCGTGGGCTACTTCGTCAATCCGGTAGCGCTGCGCGCCAGTCTGTCCTCGGGGCTCACGTTCCAGGAGTTGATCTCCCAGGTCCGTGGCACCGTGTTGAAGGCGCTCGAGCACCAGGAGTTGCCGTTCGCCCGGCTCGTCGAGCAGCTCCAGCCCTCGCGAGAGCCGGGGCGCTCGCCCATCTTCCAGGCGATGTTCGTCCTCCAGCGCGGGCACCTGCCAGGGGTGGGCGAGGCCCTCGCTGCCTTCGCGTTGGGTGAGTCCGGCGCGCGCATGCGCCTGGGCGGGTTGGAGCTGGAGTCCCTGCCGCTCGCGCAACGGGGCTCGGCGTTCGATCTCACCCTGATGGTGGCCGAGTCCGGGGAGGGGCTGAGCGCCTCGCTGGAGTACTGCACGGACCTCTTCGAGGCCTCCACGGCCGCGCGCATGGCGCGGCACTTCGGGTCGCTGTTGGAGGGGTTGGTGGCGGCGCCGGAGCGGCGGCTGGAGGAAGTGGAGCTGCTGGGTGGAGAGGAGCGCACCACGGTGCTCGGCTCCTGGAGCGAGGGGCCGCGGGAGGCCGAGGAGGAGGGGAACCTGGCCCGGCTGCTGGCGCGGCAGGTGGAAGTCCGGCCCGAGGCGGAGGCGGTGGTGTGTGGCGCCGAGCGGCTGAGCTACCGGCAGCTGGAGGCTCGGGCCCGAGGGCTCGCGCACCGGCTGCGGCGCGAGGGCGTGGGCCCCGAGGTGCGCGTGGGCGTGCTCCTGGAGCGGGGTGTGGACGCGGTGGTGGCCTTCTGGGGCGTGCAGCTCGCGGGCGGAGTGTACGTGCCGCTGGAGGCGGTGCAGCCTCGGGAGCGGCTGGAGTGGATGGTGGAGGACTCGCGCCCCCGGGCGGTGGTGACGCGCGCCGGTCTGGGCGAGCGGTGCCGCGTTCCGGAGAGCGTCCGTGTCATCCGCCTGGAGGAGGTGGGGGAGGACGCGAGCCCACTCGAGGGTGGAGTCCAGGCCGACAACATTTCGTACGTCATCTACACGTCGGGCAGCACCGGCAGGCCCAAGGGGGTCGAGGTGACGCACCGGGGCGCTCGCAACCTGGCCGTGGCCCAGCAGCGGGGCTTTGGCGTGGCGCAGGGAGACCGGGTGTTGCAGTTCGCGCCGCTCGGCTTCGATGCCTCGGTGTCGGAGTACCTGATGACGGTCTCCGGGGGCGGCACGCTCGTCGTCCCTCCCGCTGGTGAGGTGCTGGTGGGCGAGGCACTCAAGCGCACGCTGGAGGAGGGCAGGGTGGCGGTGGCGACCCTGCCGCCCTCGGTGCTGGCGCTGCTGCCCGAGGGTGCTCTGGCCGGCCTCCGGGTGGTGATCTCCGCGGGCGAGGCCTGTTCGCCGGAGCTGGTGGCGCGGTGGGCACCCGGGCGGCGCTTCTTCAACGCCTACGGGCCCACGGAGGTGACGGTGTGCGCCACCTGGGCGGAGTGCGTGGCGGGCGAGGGCGTTCCTCCCATCGGAAGGCCCATGCGCAACGCCCAGGTGTACGTGCTGGATGGGGCCCTGCGTCCCGTGCCCCCGGGCGTGGCCGGAGAGCTGTTCGTGGGAGGGATTGGACTGGCTCGGGGCTACCTGGGCAGGCCGGAGCTGACGGCGGAGCGTTTCGTTCCCCATCCCTTCTCCCGTGAGCCCGGTGCGCGCCTGTACCGCACCGGCGATCTGGTGCGCTGGCGTACCGATGGCGCGCTGGAGTTCCTCGGTCGCGCCGACGCCCAGGTGAAGCTGCGCGGCATGCGCGTGGAGCCCGGAGAGGTGGAGGCCTCGCTGCATGAGGTGCTCGGTGCCCGGCAGGCGCTCGTTCGTCCCTGGAAGGGGCCGGGTGGAGAGACGCGGCTGGTGGCGTACCTGGTTCCAGGAGAGTCCACGCCGCGAGAGGCCCGCGACGCCCGATCGCTCCTTCGCCAGCGTCTGCCGGAGCACATGGTGCCCGCCGCCTTCGTCCTCCTGGAGTCCCTGCCTCTCACTCCCAACGGCAAGGTGGACCTCCGGGCCCTCCCGCCTCCCCGTCCGCCCGAGCGCGATGCCTCCTTCGTTCCGCCGCGCACGCCGCTCGAGGTGTCCATCGCCCGCGTCTGGGCCCAGGCGCTCGGCCATGAGGCGGTGGGGCTGCACGAGCACTTCTTCGATGACCTCGGCGGCAGCTCGCTCACCGTGGTTCGCGCCTGCGCCCTGCTTCGCGAGGAGTTGAAGCAGGACGTGCCCATCACCCACTTCTTCGAACACCCCACCGTCCACGCGCTCGCGAAGCGTCTGGACCCGACTCCCGCCCCACAGGCTGGGAACACCCCACACCAGGATCGCGCCGAGGCCCGTCGTCAGGCCCTCCAGCGCCGCAACCCGAGAGGAACCCGAGGCCATGGCTGA
- a CDS encoding M28 family peptidase: MRALFAALLFLAVSSCTSRSPVDDAAVTRVGTFAADVEKDRLMSDVKALEKAHLEDTPIDCSVLDLEKINTEHSPVCHLTREKARQFVRERFEALGYTVTTQDTEDPHFPTSNLIAELRGTERPGEVVVIGAHYDAYFSGADDNSSGVAAMLEMARLAAGKRFARTVRFVGFDLEELGVVGSTRYVHSLPGETIIASIVFDCIGYRDARPGTQQQLPGFPIPTTGDFIAAIANEQSRPRLEELHILGNRLGFVPVRGAMMPIDGSGAFAGNLMRSDHGPFWLAGQSALFLTDTANFRNPHYHTEKDVPSTLDPDFLAGVTRLSAAGLAFWAEGPQP, from the coding sequence GTGAGAGCCCTGTTCGCCGCCCTCCTCTTCCTCGCCGTGAGCTCCTGCACCTCGCGGTCCCCCGTCGACGACGCCGCCGTCACCCGCGTGGGGACCTTCGCCGCCGACGTGGAGAAGGACCGCCTGATGTCGGACGTGAAGGCACTCGAGAAGGCCCATCTCGAGGACACCCCGATCGACTGCTCCGTCCTGGATCTCGAGAAGATCAACACGGAGCACTCCCCGGTGTGCCACCTCACCCGCGAGAAGGCTCGCCAGTTCGTGCGCGAGCGCTTCGAGGCGCTCGGGTACACCGTCACCACGCAGGACACGGAGGATCCGCACTTCCCCACCAGCAACCTCATCGCCGAGCTGCGCGGCACCGAGCGCCCCGGTGAGGTGGTGGTGATTGGCGCCCACTACGACGCCTACTTCTCGGGAGCGGACGACAACAGCTCTGGCGTGGCCGCCATGCTGGAGATGGCGCGACTGGCCGCGGGCAAGCGCTTCGCGCGCACGGTGCGCTTCGTGGGCTTCGACCTGGAGGAGCTCGGCGTGGTGGGCAGCACGCGTTACGTGCACTCGCTCCCGGGGGAGACGATCATCGCCTCCATCGTCTTCGACTGTATCGGTTACCGGGATGCGCGCCCTGGCACCCAGCAGCAGCTGCCCGGCTTCCCCATTCCCACCACGGGGGACTTCATCGCCGCCATCGCCAACGAGCAGTCCCGCCCGCGCCTGGAGGAGCTCCACATCCTGGGCAACCGGCTGGGCTTCGTCCCCGTGCGAGGCGCGATGATGCCGATCGACGGCTCCGGCGCCTTCGCGGGCAACCTCATGCGCAGCGACCATGGCCCCTTCTGGCTGGCCGGGCAGAGCGCGCTGTTCCTCACCGACACCGCCAACTTCCGCAATCCCCACTACCACACGGAGAAGGACGTGCCCTCCACGCTCGACCCGGACTTCCTCGCGGGAGTCACCCGGCTGTCCGCCGCCGGGCTCGCCTTCTGGGCGGAGGGTCCCCAGCCATGA
- a CDS encoding glycosyltransferase yields the protein MRYLFCSLDSPGFLFPALAIARELRRRSHEVAFVTGQTFASFVRDSGFERIPRGEQDGKSFQIETFAQPAEMVRQARHVEYALGRFHPDVLVGQQLALGPLLAAERQGLPVASLGLASYIFPVRDGPPGPEPLDRRAASLHDGLLARYNEARAAVGLPSSTPPYRETPLIGELLLLRTVPELEGNVEALPERVRMVGDCLWEPPEAPPDPELERWLEDAVASGQPLFYVQPARDLEFCDFWPLVVEALKELPVRVVAAIRRPGIEEETFPPHFLVRRHVPQSAILRRARGIIASGTTTVVLGALTHGLPALLIVAGGEQYSTAERCRRAGAALNLLRRTDGDLTPQSIRAAVEELLATPGLAGNARRLQEALARVDGPARAADLLEELGRQRQRPPRVAAS from the coding sequence GTGCGCTACCTGTTCTGCTCGCTTGACAGTCCCGGCTTCCTCTTCCCGGCCCTCGCCATCGCACGCGAGCTGCGGCGGCGCTCACACGAGGTGGCCTTCGTCACCGGCCAGACCTTCGCGAGCTTCGTGCGGGACTCCGGCTTCGAGCGCATTCCCCGGGGCGAGCAGGACGGGAAGAGCTTCCAGATCGAGACCTTCGCCCAGCCGGCGGAGATGGTGAGGCAGGCCCGGCACGTGGAGTACGCGCTCGGGCGCTTCCACCCGGACGTGCTCGTGGGCCAGCAACTCGCGCTCGGGCCGCTCCTCGCCGCGGAGCGCCAGGGCCTGCCCGTGGCGAGCCTGGGCCTGGCCTCGTACATCTTCCCCGTCAGGGACGGGCCTCCGGGACCGGAGCCGCTCGATCGGCGCGCCGCCTCCCTGCATGACGGACTGCTGGCCCGCTACAACGAAGCACGCGCCGCCGTTGGCCTGCCCTCCTCCACTCCGCCCTATCGCGAGACGCCCCTCATCGGAGAGCTGCTGCTGCTGCGCACGGTGCCGGAGCTCGAGGGGAACGTGGAGGCCCTGCCAGAGCGCGTGCGCATGGTGGGAGACTGCCTCTGGGAGCCGCCGGAGGCGCCGCCCGATCCCGAGCTGGAGCGGTGGTTGGAGGACGCGGTGGCCTCCGGCCAACCCCTCTTCTACGTGCAGCCGGCGAGGGACCTGGAGTTCTGCGACTTCTGGCCCCTGGTGGTGGAGGCCCTGAAGGAACTGCCCGTGCGGGTGGTGGCGGCCATCCGCAGGCCGGGCATCGAGGAGGAGACGTTCCCGCCCCACTTCCTCGTCCGCCGCCACGTGCCGCAGTCCGCCATCCTGCGCCGGGCCCGCGGCATCATCGCCAGCGGGACCACGACGGTGGTGCTCGGGGCCCTCACCCACGGGTTGCCCGCCCTGCTCATCGTCGCCGGAGGAGAGCAGTACTCCACCGCCGAGCGCTGCCGGCGCGCCGGTGCCGCCCTCAACCTCCTGCGCCGCACCGACGGCGATCTCACGCCCCAGTCCATCCGCGCGGCCGTGGAGGAGCTGCTCGCGACGCCCGGGCTCGCCGGGAACGCCCGGCGGCTCCAGGAGGCCCTGGCCCGGGTGGACGGGCCCGCTCGCGCCGCGGATCTGCTGGAGGAGCTCGGCCGCCAACGCCAGCGTCCGCCTCGTGTCGCCGCCTCGTGA
- a CDS encoding type VI immunity family protein, which produces MSLLTAILPTEYLEEHGPARVRELALDMASKLPFASGARWLNFFGPPLLARLGGAMALRSRLRSAETMLEELVNERVIVSLGEGPEAGDLTTEKTLPAYRELAQVLEPWLEPLFLSRTTVSAAPPRYTSLRLTENEARRWCRRFLD; this is translated from the coding sequence GTGAGCCTGCTGACCGCGATACTTCCCACCGAATATCTCGAAGAGCACGGGCCTGCGCGGGTGCGCGAGTTGGCTCTCGACATGGCGTCCAAGCTCCCCTTCGCCTCTGGGGCACGCTGGCTCAACTTCTTCGGCCCGCCCCTCCTCGCTCGGCTCGGCGGCGCCATGGCCCTCCGTTCTCGGCTGCGCTCAGCCGAGACGATGCTGGAGGAACTCGTCAATGAGCGCGTCATTGTCTCTCTTGGAGAAGGACCGGAGGCGGGAGACCTGACCACCGAGAAGACCCTTCCCGCGTACCGCGAGCTCGCCCAGGTGCTGGAGCCCTGGCTCGAGCCGCTTTTCCTCTCACGAACCACGGTGTCCGCTGCGCCACCCCGGTACACGTCACTTCGCCTCACCGAGAACGAGGCTCGGCGCTGGTGCAGACGCTTCCTCGACTGA
- a CDS encoding glycosyltransferase: MRYLFCCMDRVGDIHAALAIARALRERGHSVAFVTGPPLAPLLRREGFERLTRGERDGPSFETATCANPMEMVRQVRHIESALARFPADVLVGQQLAFGVPLAAERQHLPLGVVGQMAYFFPRAEPPPPGQRDAATEHAVRLYEGLLPHYAAARQTCGLPREDRAPQDTSLIGELLLLRTVPELEGDVGSLPARVHLVGDCLGLPREEPDAALRDWLDEAAASNLPVLLARLGGDTLPPSTWPAFVEALRDEPVRVLALAPRASARTAPEHFLVRSHVPESFVLERARAVVTQPTSTAALGALTHGCPALLLLHEETQLALEYPAVAEACVRTGAARSLALPSSGSDPLRLREALRSLLEDPAPRAQAQRLQRALSAFGGPAHAAALLERLGNPDGPFQSPGSNR; the protein is encoded by the coding sequence TTGCGTTACCTCTTCTGCTGCATGGACCGGGTGGGGGACATCCACGCGGCCCTCGCCATCGCCCGCGCGCTGCGTGAGCGCGGGCACTCGGTGGCCTTCGTCACCGGCCCTCCCCTCGCCCCGCTCCTGCGGCGTGAGGGCTTCGAGCGGCTGACCCGCGGCGAGCGGGATGGCCCGAGCTTCGAGACGGCCACCTGCGCGAACCCGATGGAGATGGTGCGGCAGGTGCGGCACATCGAGTCCGCGCTGGCGCGCTTCCCGGCGGACGTGCTGGTGGGCCAGCAGCTGGCCTTCGGAGTCCCCCTGGCCGCCGAGCGCCAGCACCTCCCGTTGGGCGTGGTGGGACAGATGGCCTACTTCTTCCCCCGCGCGGAGCCTCCGCCACCCGGGCAGCGCGACGCCGCCACCGAGCACGCCGTGCGGCTCTACGAGGGGCTCCTGCCCCACTACGCCGCCGCGCGCCAGACGTGTGGTCTGCCCCGCGAGGACCGGGCTCCCCAGGACACCTCGCTCATCGGCGAGTTGCTGCTGCTGCGCACCGTGCCCGAGCTGGAAGGAGACGTGGGCTCGCTGCCGGCGCGCGTACACCTGGTGGGAGACTGCCTCGGACTGCCCCGCGAGGAGCCCGACGCGGCGCTGCGCGACTGGCTGGACGAGGCCGCCGCCAGCAACCTTCCCGTCCTCCTCGCCCGCCTCGGCGGTGACACCCTGCCTCCGTCCACCTGGCCCGCCTTCGTCGAGGCCCTTCGGGACGAGCCCGTCCGGGTGCTCGCCCTCGCGCCACGGGCCTCGGCACGCACCGCTCCCGAGCACTTCCTGGTGCGCTCCCACGTCCCCGAGTCCTTCGTTCTCGAGCGGGCGCGGGCGGTGGTGACGCAGCCCACCTCCACCGCCGCGCTCGGCGCGCTCACCCACGGGTGCCCCGCGCTGCTGCTCCTCCACGAGGAGACACAGCTCGCCCTGGAGTACCCCGCCGTGGCCGAGGCCTGCGTCCGCACGGGTGCCGCCCGGAGTCTCGCCCTTCCCTCCTCCGGCTCCGATCCCCTCCGGCTCCGGGAAGCCCTGCGCTCCCTGCTGGAGGATCCGGCTCCGCGCGCCCAGGCCCAACGCCTCCAGCGGGCCCTCTCGGCTTTCGGCGGCCCCGCCCACGCCGCGGCCCTGCTCGAGCGGCTGGGCAACCCCGACGGACCTTTCCAGTCTCCCGGTTCTAACCGGTAA